In a genomic window of Gossypium arboreum isolate Shixiya-1 chromosome 9, ASM2569848v2, whole genome shotgun sequence:
- the LOC108454675 gene encoding transcription factor MYB1, with protein sequence METEVEAVDNGNGTTVAEINVPSPPPLDGGEGGDCGSRDDSAAGGRARKQRVKGPWSPEEDAILSELVSKFGARNWSLIARGIAGRSGKSCRLRWCNQLDPAVKRKPFTDEEDRMIISAHAVHGNKWAVIARLLPGRTDNAIKNHWNSTLRRRYMDLGRINTESANMMEDGGCLDKTKASSEETLSCAEDSSFRSLEWKDASSSEKLDNQSKGKALTGTQSDHELIEPPTLFRPVARIRAFNVYNNMDAPEFVSPRSRPVPVLGPSIQTSKPDVGTCKLLERVYTDRLVPLHCGHGCCGTQNGQNKSLLGPEFVEFSEPPSFPNYELAAIATDISNLAWLKSGLENNSVRAMDDATAGTSHRSQVHMGHFEESQMSDRLRIEERNSKFMGTMTNLLST encoded by the exons ATGGAAACAGAAGTGGAAGCCGTTGATAACGGCAACGGCACCACTGTTGCTGAAATCAACGTCCCATCACCACCACCCCTAGATGGCGGCGAAGGGGGCGATTGTGGAAGCCGCGACGATTCGGCGGCGGGAGGGCGAGCTCGTAAACAGCGAGTGAAGGGGCCCTGGTCCCCTGAGGAAGATGCGATTCTGAGTGAACTTGTGAGCAAGTTTGGGGCGAGGAATTGGAGCTTGATTGCGCGTGGAATCGCCGGTCGTTCTGGGAAGTCGTGTCGGCTTCGTTGGTGTAATCAGCTTGACCCGGCCGTTAAGCGCAAGCCATTTACTG ATGAGGAGGATCGGATGATTATTTCAGCACATGCAGTACATGGGAACAAATGGGCTGTGATTGCAAGGCTTCTACCTGGAAGAACAGATAATGCTATAAAAAATCATTGGAATTCCACATTGCGGCGCCGGTACATGGATCTTGGTAGAATAAACACGGAATCTGCAAATATGATGGAAGATGGTGGCTGCTTGGACAAAACCAAGGCATCATCTGAAGAAACTCTGTCTTGTGCGGAGGACAGTTCTTTCAGATCCCTGGAATGGAAAGACGCAAGCTCCTCGGAAAAGTTAGATAATCAATCAAAGGGCAAAGCACTAACAGGGACTCAATCTGACCATGAATTAATTGAACCACCAACTCTTTTCCGTCCTGTGGCCCGTATCCGTGcttttaatgtttataataaCATGGATGCACCTGAATTTGTTTCACCACGTTCAAGGCCAGTTCCGGTGCTAGGCCCTTCCATTCAAACATCAAAGCCAGATGTTGGGACATGCAAATTGCTTGAAAGAGTTTACACTGATCGTTTAGTACCTCTGCATTGTGGTCATGGCTGTTGTGGAACTCAAAATGGTCAAAATAAGTCTTTGCTGGGGCCAGAATTTGTGGAATTTTCAGAACCTCCATCTTTTCCAAATTACGAGTTGGCTGCAATAGCCACTGATATAAGCAACCTTGCATGGCTGAAAAGTGGATTGGAAAATAACAGCGTCAGGGCAATGGATGATGCAACTGCTGGTACATCTCATAGATCTCAAGTGCACATGGGACATTTTGAGGAGAGCCAAATGAGTGATCGTTTACGTATTGAAGAGAGAAACAGCAAGTTTATGGGCACTATGACCAACCTGCTGTCAACATAG